From the Saccharomonospora marina XMU15 genome, the window CACGATCTCGTCGTGGTCGCCGAAACCCGCCACCAGTCGGAGTTCGCCGCCCGGTGCGGACACGTAGCGTCGGATCGTCTCGACTTCCATCTGGGAGAAGTCACCGTTCTCGATAGCGCTCACCCGTGGCTGCTTCACACTCATCTGCCGGGCGACTGCCGCCTTGGCCCAAGCCAGCTCGCTCGCGCAGTTCCTTGAATCGAAAGTTCAGAATGTGTGCCGCCGTACGATCCTTGGCCTGGGCTTCGGCAGCGTCTTAGTCGCGACTGGAGTCCTGGTCAAGCCAGCGTTTTGCGGGCTTTGACGTCTCCCCACCTAGCCATCGCCTTCGACCCCCAGTGCTTTTCGGATGTTAACTGAATCGCTGTTCTGCCGGCGGAGCCGATCACTGCTGCCGGTGTAGATACGTCCACTCCAGAAACCGCTCGATCCCGCGCACCACGTGCGCGCTGCGGATGGAGGGGAAGATGTCGAACGCGTGTTGGGCGCCGGGGATCTCCGCGAAACCGACGGGGTTGTGCGACACCTCCCGCAGCCTCCGCACGAACTCACGGGCTTCGGCCACCGGGATCAGCGTGTCGTGCTCGCCGTGGATGACGAAGAACGGTGGCGCCTTGTCGGTGATGCGGTCCAGCGGTGAGGCCGCGACGTAGTCGTCGTGGTACCGGACGGGGTCCTTGCCCACCACGTAGCGCGCGAGGACCGAGTGCATCCTCGCCGTGGCGACCGGGGCGCCGCTGGTGGCGGCGAAGTCGTAGACGCCGTAAGCGGGTACGCATGCCTGCACGCTGGTGTCGGCCTCCTCGAACCCGGGCTGCAACGCGGCGTCACCCGGAGTCAGTGCCAGCAGCGCGGCGAGATGCCCGCCCGCCGAGCCGCCGGTGGTCACCACATACGACGGGTCGCCACCGTAGTCGGCGATGTGCCGGCGGATCCACACCAGCGCCCGCTTGGCCGCGACGATGTGTTCGGGCCAGCGCGCCGACGGCGACAGCGGGTAGTTGATCGCCACACAGACCCAGCCTCGCTGCGCCATGTGCAGCATCAGCGGGACACCCTGCTGCTCCTTGTTGCCGACCATCCAGGCTCCACCGTGCACCTGAAGCAGCACCGGCCGCCCCGACACCGGTTTGCGAGGCCGGTACACGTCCAGCAGGAACCGCCTGCCACCCGGCGCGTAGGCGATGTCACGGTCGCAGCGCACCTCGGGATTGCGCATCCGAAACGGCAGCACCAACTGTCCCCACGGTGTCGCGAGGTCGCTGCGGCTCGGCGGTCGTGGCAACTCCTGCTCATAGCCAGGCCCCAGCGCCTGGACGAGTGCCTGCTCAACAGCGCCGCGGGCTCGCTGCGCCGAGACGATCAGTCCCGCCAGCCCCGCGGCCGACAGCCCACCGAGCGCGAGACCCACCCGGTCGGCCTCGCGAACGCCACGCCTCGCGACGTGAGCGGCCGTGTCGGTCGCCGTCAGCGCGAGCAGGTGCGGTGCCAGCTCCGAGGTCAGCCAGCCCGCGAAGAACGAAGGGATGCCCGCTCGCATGCCGCGCAGTGGCCGGACGGCGTTCGCGGTGAGCGCCAGCCCGAGCGCTCTGCGGGTCCTGAACGAGGGACGCATGCACAGAGGTTAACGGTGTTGCTCCGGCGGCATGCCTACCCTGGAGCGCGTGCAGCGACTGAGTGGCCTCGACGCGAGCTTTCTCTACCTGGAGACACCCTCGCAGTTGCTGCACATCTGCGGCCTGCTCACGCTCGACCCGGCGACCGTCCCCGGCGGATACGACTTCGACCGGCTCGTCGCCCAGTTGCGCGAGCGTGTCGACCTGGTCGCGGTGTTTCGTCGCAAGCTGTTCGACTCGCCGCTGAACCTCAACCACCCGGTATGGGTCGAGGACACCGAGTTCGACCTCGAACACCACGTGCACCGCATCGCCGTGCCATCCCCCGGTGGGAGGGAGGAACTTGCCGAGCTGTGCGCCCACTTCGCGGGCCAGCCCCTCGACAGGTCCAGGCCGCTGTGGGAAATGTACGTCATCGAGGGGCTGGCCGACGGCGGTGTCGCGGTGCTGTTGAAGATGCACCACGCAGGCGTCGACGGGGTCAGCGGCGCCAACCTGCTGACCTACCTGGCCGGGGTGGAGCCGGATTCCCACCGCCAGATCCCGGCGGGGGCGGGCGAACCAACCAGCAGCCACCGTCGGCGCTCGCGCTGGTGCTGGACAGCGCGACGGCCGTCGCCCAGCGGCCCGTGCAACTGGCCAAACTGCTGCCCGGCCTGCTGGGTCTGGCTCCTCGCTGGATCGGTCGCTCGCTGCGGGGCAAGGGCATGGCCACACCGTTCACGGCACCTCGTACCCCGTTCAACGGCACGATCACCGGACATCGGGCCGTCGCCTACACCCAGGTGGACCTCGCAGCGGTGAAGGCGGTCAAGAACGCTTTCGGCGTCACCGTCAACGACGTGGTGCTGGCGATGGTGGCGGGCGCGCTGCGCCGGTTCCTCTCCGAGCGGGGACAGTTGCCCGGCGACCCGTTGCTCGCCACCGTGCCGGTGTCGGTGCACGAGCGCAGCGCACGCGAGCGGGGCAGCAACAAGGTGTCCGCGTTGTTCGCCTCGCTGCCCACCCACCTCGCGGAGCCCGCCGCGCGGGTGTTCGCCATCGCGGAGAGCAACCGCCACTCCAAGGAACACCACCGCACGATCGACGCGGACATGTTGCAGGACTGGGCGCAGTTCGCGGCACCGACGACACTGGGCCTGGCGGTGCGCGCCTACTCGGCGCTGCGGCTCGCCGAGAAGCACCCGGTGGTCCACAACCTCGTGGTTTCGAACGTGCCCGGTCCACCGATGCCGCTGTACCTGCTCGGTGCCCGTGTCACGGGCCTGTACCCGCTCGGTCCGGTGTTCCACGGGGCGGGACTCAACATCACGGTGCTGTCCAACGCGGGCAGGGTACACGTGGGTCTGCTGGGCGCGCGTGAACTCGTGGGGGACCTGTGGCCGCTGGCCGACGCGATCCCGGAGGCGTTGCAGGAACTGCGCTCGGTCCAACACGTGACGTCACCTACTTGACCGCTGGTGGCGCCGCCCGATGTTTGTCACCGTATTGGGTGAAAGAGCTGGCTCTGCGACCCCGGCGGAGGCCTTGCGGTGGACATTCCCGTCGTCGCGGCATGGTTGCTCACCTCGGTGTTCCTGCTGCTGACGTACCCGTGTCTTTCGC encodes:
- a CDS encoding alpha/beta hydrolase — encoded protein: MRPSFRTRRALGLALTANAVRPLRGMRAGIPSFFAGWLTSELAPHLLALTATDTAAHVARRGVREADRVGLALGGLSAAGLAGLIVSAQRARGAVEQALVQALGPGYEQELPRPPSRSDLATPWGQLVLPFRMRNPEVRCDRDIAYAPGGRRFLLDVYRPRKPVSGRPVLLQVHGGAWMVGNKEQQGVPLMLHMAQRGWVCVAINYPLSPSARWPEHIVAAKRALVWIRRHIADYGGDPSYVVTTGGSAGGHLAALLALTPGDAALQPGFEEADTSVQACVPAYGVYDFAATSGAPVATARMHSVLARYVVGKDPVRYHDDYVAASPLDRITDKAPPFFVIHGEHDTLIPVAEAREFVRRLREVSHNPVGFAEIPGAQHAFDIFPSIRSAHVVRGIERFLEWTYLHRQQ